Sequence from the Rhodococcus jostii RHA1 genome:
CGCTCGCCGTTCGCCAGAACCTTGGGCACCATGAACATTCCGACACCGCGGGTGGACTGGTCGTCGCCACCGGGGAACCGGGCGAGGGTCACGATGACGTCGGCGTCGGGATTGGACGCGAACCACTTCTTCCCGGTCAGCCGCCACGCGTCGCCGTCACGCACGGCCCGGGTCTCCGTGCGGGCGATGTCGGTGCCGGCCTGCGGTTCGGTCATGAACATCGCACCGGTCATCGCGCCGTCGGGGGCCGTCGACGTCAGTGCGTCGATCCACGGTCCGAACACGTCCGGGTCGCCGAACATGCGCAGCGTGCGGGCGGCGGCATCGGTCATCGACACCGGGCACGCCAGCCCGAATTCGGCCTGCACGAACACGTATGACGCGAGGTACTTCACCAGGTGCGGTGGGACGTCGTCCCAGCCGTGCAGGCCGCCGCGATGCGACAGTGCCGACAGTCCGTATTCGCTGTAGGCGGCTCGGCACAGTTCCTGGTAAGAGGGGTGGTACGCGATCCGGTCGATGCGTTCGCCGTCCCGGTCGAACTGCTGCAGCACCGGTGGATTCTTGTCGGCGGTGGCGGCGAGGGCGTCGAGCCGGTCGCCTGCGTCGGCGCCCAGCCGGTCGAGCAGGGTGTTCAGCTTGTCGCGGTCCGATGGTGCGGTCCACCGGTCGACGACGGCGCGCAGGGCGGGATCGGTGTGAGCGAAATTCATGAGTGGGCAGCATCTTTCCGGGTCGAGGTGTGTTCGGGACGGGGCTCGGCGTCGGTCCGGTCCGAGCGGGCTTTGCCGCGGCGGAGCAGCAGTGTCATGCAGGCGAGCGAGAGCACGACGTAGCCGAGCCCGAGGGCGACCACCGGCCAGATCGAGTCGGTGTGGGTGAGCAGGAACTGGCAGAGCATCGGGGCGGTTCCGGCGAAGATCGCCGTCGACAGCTGATACGACAGCGAAATTCCGGTGTAGCGGACGTTGGTCGGGAAGACCTGGGCGAGGATGCCGGCGAGGGCGGCGTAGTACATCGCGTGCGGCGCGGTGGCCAGCACCATGCCGAGCATGGCCAGGGGCACCGACCCGGTCTGGACGAGGAGGAACATCAACGGCAGCAACACGAGTTCGGGCAGCAGCATCCACCGGACCGCACGCGACGGATCGATTTTCGTGGCCAGCACGGCGCCGAACGGCTGCACGAGTACCTGCGCGACGAGCGCGATCGTGATCACGAGCAGGAAGTCCCCGCGGTCGAATCCGAGGTCGGCGGTGGCCCACGCGAGTGCGAACGTGGTCTTCACGTAGGTGATGGCGACACCCGCGACCACGGCCCCCACGCCGAGAACGAGTTCGACCGGGTGCGAGCGCAGCACCTCGACGAGCGGCATCCGGGTGCGCTCCTGGGCGACGACGGCCTTCTTCATCTCCGGCGTCTCCGAGATCCGCAGCCGGATGTACAGCGCGACGACGACGAGGGCGGCGGACGCGAGGAACGGAAGACGCCAGCCCCAGGACTCGAACACGCTGTCCGACAACAGCGTCAGCGCCAGGAACGCGAGGGTCGCGAGCAGATTGCCGACGGGCGAACCCTGCTGCGCGAATGCGCCGTACAGCACCTTCTTGTTCGGT
This genomic interval carries:
- a CDS encoding MFS transporter, whose product is MNPNPGRDAAPPEYSTRQARKAGVTAFVGTTIEWFDFYIYGTASALVLGRLFFPDASPAVGTLAAFATFAIGFVARPLGGIVFGHFGDKFGRKNAVIITLILMGIGTVGVGCLPTYSQIGIWAPVLLVALRVVQGIAMGGEWGGAVLIATEFAPPNKKVLYGAFAQQGSPVGNLLATLAFLALTLLSDSVFESWGWRLPFLASAALVVVALYIRLRISETPEMKKAVVAQERTRMPLVEVLRSHPVELVLGVGAVVAGVAITYVKTTFALAWATADLGFDRGDFLLVITIALVAQVLVQPFGAVLATKIDPSRAVRWMLLPELVLLPLMFLLVQTGSVPLAMLGMVLATAPHAMYYAALAGILAQVFPTNVRYTGISLSYQLSTAIFAGTAPMLCQFLLTHTDSIWPVVALGLGYVVLSLACMTLLLRRGKARSDRTDAEPRPEHTSTRKDAAHS